In Clostridium ljungdahlii DSM 13528, the genomic window AAAGTTGGGATATTCATGCGACTATGTTTGGTGGAATACCTGTAAAGGAAGTAGACCAACTATTTGAGTATTGGGAGGCTTTTCCCGAACTCAAAGATGCAATTTTTCGGAAAATTTCTAATGAATATTTAGCTGTGAAATGCGATGATATTAAAGCGGCTATTACCTCTCATGAGTCATTGAAAATCTATAAACAGGCATTCTCAAATGAATTTGGTAATTTTTATGAAGAACTTAAAAATGATTTGATTGAAGAAATTCTTGATGTATCTGCTGAGCATGAGAAAGAAAAGGTAAGCAAGGATATTTTTATAAGAATAGAAAATGTAAAACTTGCTGACAAGTATAAAGCGTACCAGATACTTTCGGATAATTGGGATGTGATTTCAACAGATTTGGAAATGATTCAGTCAGAAGGTTTTGAGGTTATCAATCAAGTGGATCCTAACATGATTTTAAAGAAGAAAGAAGCTAACGATGATGAGGTTCCAGAGGTACAAGATGGGTGGAAGGGTCATATACTGCCTTTTGATTTGGTTCAGAGAGAGATTCTTACTGAAGATTTAGAAGAACTTCAGGCAATAGAAAAAAGATTAACTGAAATCACTTCTTTGTATGGTGAAATTATTGATTCGCTTGATGAAGAAGAAAGAGAAAGCAGTGTGTTGAATGAAGCTAACGATGCTTTTGTAGCAAAAGAAGTTAAGAGTTTTGTTGCAGAAGCCCTCAGCGATGTGGAAAATGATGAAATTAAAGCATTAAGAGGATATCTAAGCCTTTCAAAGAAAAAAGAAAAGCTAGATTATGTAAATAAATGTGATATAGTTTCGTGGAATTTAATGGAACAAGGTTCTGATGGAGCATATAAGAAAGGTTCTGTTATTAGTAGAATAAGCGAATTGCAAAGGATGTATGAATTCCCGAAAGATTCCTTTGAACAGAAAGTGATGACCGTATTATCTCTTATGGAAGAAGAAAGCCAGGCTAAAAAAGATCTAAAACAGAAATCGGAAGCCCTCCATATTAAGACCAAAGAAACCATTGAAAATCTGGATGAAGACGAATCTTTGCGTTTGTTAGAATTAAAATGGATAAAGCCATTAGTAGATTCCCTTTTTGCTATTCCAGATGAAATCATCGGAGAGCTGATTAACAAAGTAATTCATCTACACGATAAATATTGCACTACATTTTCCGATATTGAACATGATATCGAAAACACAAGTGCGAAATTATCAAATATGATTGATAAGCTTGTTGGCAGTGTGGCAGATATTGAGGGATTAGAAGAATTGAAGAAGATTTTGGGGGTATAGACATGGCTGAAAAAAAGAAAAAACCCGAAATCAGATTTAAAGGCTTTACTGATGCTTGGGAGCAGCGCAAGTTCTCAGGAATCTTTATTTATTTACAGAACAATTCACTTTCAAGAACAGATTTAAACTATGAGCAAGGCTCGGTAAAAAACGTTCATTATGGGGATGTCCTAATAAAGTTTGGAGAAGTTTTGGATGTAGAAAAAACAGAAATTCCGTTCATCTCTAATAATGAATTTAATACCAGTAGCACTTCATTATTGCGGAATGGAGATATCGTAATAGCTGATGCTGCAGAAGATGAAACTGTCGGGAAATGCAGTGAAATCAAAGGAATAGGTTGTATAAGTATTGTCTCTGGATTGCATACGATACCTTGTAGACCTATCAAGACATTTGAGACTGGTTACCTTGGATATTATATGAATTCAAGCGCTTATCATGATCAGTTATTACCACTGATACAGGGTACAAAAATTTCATCTATTTCAAAGTCGGCACTACAGAACACGGAAATAATTTACCCAGATTCAGAAAAGGAACAACTAAAAATTGGGCAGTTTTTTCAAAACCTGGATAGCCTTATCACTCTTCATCAGCGAAAGTATGATAAGCTAATTATTGTTAAAAAGTCTATGTTGGAAAAAATGTTCCCTATAGATGGTAGCGGTAGCAATGTGCCTGAAATTCGATTTGGTGGTTTTACTGATGATTGGAAATTTCGTAAGTTGGGAGACTGCTTTTCAGAAAGGTCTGAAAGTATGCCTGATGGGGAATTGATTTCTGTTACTATAAATGATGGAATAAAGAAATTTTCAGAACTTGGAAGACATGATACTTCTAACGATGATAAATCTAAGTATAAGAAGGTGTGTGTTGGAGACATAGCCTATAACTCTATGAGAATGTGGCAAGGTGCAAGTGGATACTCCCCATACGAAGGTATAGTTAGTCCTGCATATACAGTACTTGCCCCAAATAATGGAATTGACTCAAAATGTATTTCATATTTATTTAAACGCCCTGATATGATTCATACATTCCAAGTTAATTCACAAGGAATAACATCTGATAACTGGAATTTGAAATATCAGGCATTGAGTGAAATTGAGATTTTGATTCCAAATGATATTCAAGAACAAAAATATATTGCTGAATACTTCACTGGTCTCGACAACCTGATCACTCTTCATCAGCGTAAACTCGAAAAATTAAGAAATATAAGGTTTTCTTGTACGGAAAAAATGTTTGTTTAGGGGGGCTGAGATTGTATTTTGATAAAGAAACAGATTTTGAAGAGGCTGTCATAAAAGCCTTGATAGAATGTGGTTGGGAGTCAGAAGTAATTCGACACCCTTCAGAAAAAGATTTGATAAAAAATTGGGCTAACATTTTGTTTAACAATAACCGTCAACGAGACCGTTTGAATGAATGTCCATTGACAGATGGAGAAATGCAGCAGATTATGGAGCAGATTAAACTGCTGCAATCCCCTATCAAATTAAATGGCTTTATAAACGGAAAAAGTGTGTCTATTAAACGAGACAACCCAGATGATAAAGAGCATTTTGGTAAAGAGGTTAGTTTAAAAATATATGACCGACAAGAAATCGCATATGGCGAAAGTCGATATCAAATAGTGCAACAGCCTCATTTCCCTACCAAATCTCCAATCCTAAATAATAGGCGTGGAGATTTGATGCTTTTGATAAATGGTATGCCGGTTATTCATATTGAATTAAAGAAAAGTGGGATACCGGTAAGCGAAGCATATAATCAGATAGAGAAGTATTCTCATGAAGGTGTTTTTAGAGGATTATTCTCATTAATACAAGTTTTTGTTGCTATGCAGCCAGAAGAGACTGTGTATTTTGCAAATCCTGGAGAAGGAGTAAAGTTCAATAAAGCATTTTATTTCCATTGGGCTAATTTTAATAATCAGCCAATCAACAAATGGGATGAAGTGATTTCCAAGCTGTTAAATATTCCTATGGCCCATATGATTATTGGGTTTTATACCATTGCTGATACTGATGAAGGCGTGCTGAAAGTAATGAGAAGTTATCAGTACTATGCAGCAATTGGTATAGCTGATAAGGTGGCAAAAAAGAATTGGAAGGATAACAACCAATTAGGCGGTCACGTATGGCATACAACCGGATCAGGAAAAACGATGACTAGTTTTAAATCTGCACAGCTTATTGCAAGTTCACACGATGCCGATAAAGTCATCTTTTTGGTAGATAGAAAGGAATTAGGGATACAATCATTAAAGGAATATAGGTCCTTTGCAAATGAAAGCGAATCGGTGCAAGCTACTGAGAATACTAATATACTGATTTCAAAGCTTAAGAGTGATGATTTAGATAATACTCTAATTGTAACTTCAATTCAAAAGTTAAGCAATATTTCTGAAGAGGCGCAGGAACTAAACGAAGCTGATTTAAAGATAATCCAATCTAAGCGAATTGCAATTATTATTGATGAATGTCATCGTTCCACTTTTGGTGAAATGTTAACCAATATTAAGAATACATTTAAGCATTCAATAATTTTTGGGTTTACGGGTACACCTATCCAAGATGTAAATATTAAGAAGGATAGCACAACACCAACAATTTTTGGAGATGAAATACATCGTTACACCTTGGCAGATGGTATCAGAGATAAAAATGTTTTAGGTTTTGACCCTTACATGGTCAAAATCTATGATGACTCTGACCTTAGACAAGCGGTAGCTCTACATAAAGCTAAGGCTGCTACAGTGGAAGAAGTTATGGGTGACCCTAAAAAGGAGAAAATGTTCTATAAGTACATGGATTCATCACAGGTAAAAATGTATGGAGAACAAGTTGATGGAAAATGGGTTGCAGGTATTGAAGATTTCATACCAAATGAGCAATATCAAACAGCTGAATACCGCAATGGCGTAATAGCGGATATTAAGAAAAAATGGACTATTTATAGTCGAGGAAGAAAGTTCCATGCGATATTTGCTACAAGCAATATTCCAGAGGCCGTTGTCTACTATCGACTAATGAAAGCAGAAATGCCTAATTTGTCTATTACAGCAATGTTTGACCCAAGCATTGATAATGAAGGTGGTGGCTCTTTAGAAAAAGAGGATGGAATTGTTGAAATACTTGAAGACTATAAGGCCAAATTTTCACAGTCTTTTACTATTAAGTCATATGATAAATTCAGAAAAGATGTTAGCTTAAGATTGGCTCACAAAAAACCTTACGAGCGTATTACCCCAGATGAACAAATTGATATACTTATTGTTGTGAATCAGATGCTTACGGGATTCGATTCTAAATGGGTTAACACATTATATTTAGATAAGGTAATGGAGTATGAGAATTTAATTCAGGCATTTTCAAGAACTAATCGTTTGTTCAATGTTGCGGATAAACCATTTGGCATCATTAAGTATTATAGACATCCTAATACTATGGAGAAAAACATAGAAGCTGCAGTAAAGGCATATTCAGGAGATATCCCGACAGGCTTGTTTGTAGATAAATTGCCAAACAATCTGCGACAAATGAATTCTTTATTTGATGAAATACAGATTTTATTTAAAAATGCAAGCATTAGCAATTTTGAAAGATTACCAGATGAGTCTTCGGTAAAAGCTAAATTTGCAAAGCAATTTAAACAGTTTTCTACACATTTAGAAGCAGCAACAATACAAGGATTTATTTGGAGTCAAAAAACATATTCCGATGAAAACGGTACAAGTATCGTAATGCACTTAGATGAAATGACATACCTCATTCTTCTTGCTAGATATATGGAATTAGCTAAAGGCGGTGGTGGTGGACGCAGTGGAGATGTTCCATACGAAATCGACACACATATTACGGAATATGATACAGAAAAAATTGATGCAGACTATATGAACTCTCGATTTGAAAAGTTTCTTAAGTTGATAGAAAGTGAATATGATGCAGAATCTTTGGATAAGACATTAAAAGAACTTCATAAGTCATTCTCTATGTTATCACAAGAAGAACAGAAATATGCAATTATTTTTATCCGTGATATTCAAGCAGGAAATATTCATGTTATACCTGGTAAATCGTTTAGAAATTATATCTCACAAATGATGAAAAAAGCAGAGAATGACAGAATTAAGAGAGTTGTAAATAGACTTGGTTGCTATGAAAAACTTCTTCGTGAAATGCTACAAAGAAAAGTCACAAAAGAAACAATAGAGGCTCATGGGAAATTTGATGAATTAAAAGCTACGGTAGATAACCAAAAAGCAAGGACATTCTTTATTTTGGTAGAACAGGACAACTACCAAGAATCAAGGCTCGCTATGTACATAGAGCAATATTTGAGAAATTTTCTTTTGAGTGGTGGCGAGGATCCTTATTCTAATGTTGAATATAGTGAAGTTATAAGAGAGAAAAATGAAAGCGAATATAATGCTAGTGTTGGGGTTGTTTTGACAGAAGAAAAAATGAAAGGAAAATCTATCGTATCTTCTGTAAAAAGTGCAACACTGAATAATTGGTATTCGGAAAGTAAGGCATTAGCTTGTATGTTAGAAACAGATTGTTTCGCTTATGTAGAAAACAAGCTATGCATCTACGATAATAAATATATTCAGCGTAATCAGAATGGAAGAATGTTCCTTACAAATTATGCAAAGGAACATGAAGAAGAATGTTTCCTTCAATTTATAATTGATAATGAAACCGGAAAATTGCATTATATAACATTACCCGCAGCTATGGCGAGCAAATCTTTCAATTACTATGATGAAATAAATGAAGATTTACTTACACAATATGGACTTGTGAACGAAATATCACATGAAATGTTGGTAGCTATAAATGGGCTTGACTTTGGTGATGCACTCACTAAGCTGATGAGCAAAAATATTTGCAACTATTCTGTTAGATTGTTGAGGGATACTACAGGCTTAGATAATAGAACTATTAGTAACATGGAAAAAGGAAACAACCTTACAAAAATTAATGTTATTTCAGCTTGTTTGGGTATACAGATTCCTTTCCGTGTTAGTAATAAGATGCTACAACTCGCTGAGTTATCTTTGAACTTCGATTTACCTGGAAAAAAAGGTGAAGAAAATGGAATATATGATTCCGTTCTACATCTGAAATGGGCAACCGATTATGAGGATGTCTATGAGGAGTTGAAAGAACAGAATTATGAGTATTTGCTTCATAGACCAAAGAAAATTAAATAATGTTTAGATTTAGACCAGATTAACGTCTGGTCTATTTTTTTGCTCAAAAAAATTTTTTGTTGAACTTTGTTCAACGAAATCTCTCACTAATTTGGAGAATTTTTAAATGCAGAATTAAATATGTGCGTTATTAAGGCTTTTTGGATGTTGAACTTTATTCAACGGGCAAAAAAGCTAGAAAGTATAAAATGAATTTATAGTAAAAATCAATATCACAGGCCTGATTAGCTATAAGGGCATGGGATACAAATATTGGTCCATCACAGCTACAGCGTGATGGGTGCAATAGAAGTACCCTTATTTCCTTATGCTATTTTTCAGGCGATGGGTCGGTGTACTTCAAAAGGCACCGACTCTATTTGTTTCTCTTGTCCTTCTGCAAGAACCAGGCAGAAAGGCAGGAAACTTTATGAGAAACTTTAAAACCAGCAAAAAGAACAGAACCAATTACATTTATTATTCAGCTGATGGACAGGCAATAAAAATTAAACCTAATGAGGATGAAGCTACAACTACTATCATTGTCACTTTACATAGCTGGGATGATGCAGAATTTAATGCTGATAAACGCGAAAGATACCATGTTCCAGTATACATGGATGCTTATTGTAATGAAAACGAAGATGTTGCAGCTGATCGCAATCCATATTTAGTTGATACTGCTTCTGATCCACTGGAAAGTATTATTCAATCCATTGAGGAAACAGAGCATAAAGAAAAGATAGGCAGGCTAAGAGCTGCAATTGGAACTTTAAAGCCACAGCAGAAAGAGCTTATAAAAAAAGTATTCTTTGAAAAACGCACTAATGTAAGTATTGCTGATGAAGAAGGTGTTACAGAAGCAGCTATTAGAAATCGGCTAAAAAAGATTTATGAGAAACTTCGCAAAAAAATCTAAAAATAGGGGCACGAATCCCCCTAAATAAAGTTTCAAAAAAGGGGGTTCGATTCCCTAAAGTTTTTTGCATATGGACAGAGGGGTAAATAAAACCCCTCAGAAAGGAGCAAAAGCTATGAGTTTAAAACATAAAGTATGTATCAATATTTCACATCCAAGTGGGAATTCAACTCCTGTTATTGACAGTGGTACAAAGCAAATCCGCAAAAGATTATTGAATTTTCTTTTCGGTGAAAAAGTGAATGTACTTGTGCTTACACCTGGGGATTCGGTTGAAACTGTGGAAATCCGTGAACTTAAAGGAGGTGAAATCCGTGAGTAAAATAAAGTTACTACTTGATGTGGTTTCAGATATGCGATCCTTGGCAGATAGCATACAGGCTGTTTGTGATGCAATGGTAGAAAGTGAACCTAAAGATGCAGATAAGAAGCCTACTTCAGTTAAAGGGTCAGAGCCAAAGAAAACAGCAAAGTCAGTTAATAAGAAAATTAAGCTTGAGGATGTAAGGGCTGTTCTTGCAGAAAAGAGTCAAGCCGGCATGACTGCCAAGGTGCGTGAAATTATTCAGAAATACGGTGCGGCAAAGCTAAGTGAGGTTGATCCTAAGCATTATGCTGATATTTTGAAAGATGCGGAGGGACTTATAGATGGGTAGTCATGCGATACTTTCTGCATCAGGATCACATAGGTGGCTCAACTGCCTGCCATCGGCAAGACTGGAACTTGAATTTGAAGATAAAGAAAGCACAGCAGCTGCTGAAGGTACTGCCGCCCATGCTCTTTGTGAGCATAAACTTCGTAAAGCACTTAGGATGAGGAGCAAAAGACCAGTATCAAGTTATGATACTGATGAAATGGAAGAACACAGCGATGCCTATGTAGATTTTGTAATTGAGCAGTTGGAAATAGCAAAACAAAATTGTAAAGATCCATTGGTACTTATAGAACAACGGCTAGATTTCTCTTGTTATGTGCCACAGGGCTTTGGAACAGGAGATTGCATTATTATTGCTGATGAGGAACTCCATATTATTGACTTTAAATATGGCATGGGAGTTTTGGTAGATGCAGTAGACAATCCACAGATGAAACTGTATGCACTAGGTGCTTTAGAAATTTTTGATAGTCTTTATGATATCAAGGAAGTATCCATGACCATATTTCAACCACGCAGGGAAAATATTAGTACATGGACAATTTCAGTGGAAGAATTAAAGGATTGGGCAGAAAATGAATTAAAGCCAAAAGCTCAGATGGCTATAAATGGTGAGGGAGAATACCTACCAGGAGAATGGTGTACTTTTTGTAAAGCATCAGTAAAATGTCGTGCAAGAGCGGAGGCAAAATTAGAACTTGCAAGGGCCGAATTTATGCTTCCACCACTTTTAACGGATATGGAGATAGAAGAAATTATTCATAAGATACCTGACCTAACTAAGTGGGCAAATGAAATTATGGCATATGCCACAGATGCCGCCATCAACCATGGTAAACAGTGGAGTGGATTTAAAGTAGTAGAAGGTCGATCTAATCGCAAGTATAAAGATGAAGATGCTGTGGCAGATGCAGCTAAGACAAATGGTTATAAAGATATCTACCATCAGAGACTTATCACCATTACTGAAATGCAGAAACTTATGGGTAAGAAACAATTTGAGAAAATCTTAGGTTGCCTTATCTATAAACCACCGGGAAAGCCGACACTGGTTCCAATTACAGATAAAAGAACGGCTATGGATACATCAAATGCAAATAACGAATTTAATGAAATTATGGAGGATGAAGATTATGATAAATCAAAACAAAACTAAGGTTATTACAGGGGTAAACACTCGTTTGAGCTATTTCCATGGTTGGGAGCCGGTATCAATTAATGGAAGTGCTGAAAAATACAGTGTATCAGTACTTATCCCAAAGTCAGATAAGGAAACTATAAACGCTATTAATGCAGCAATAGATGCAGCAATTGAAGAAGGAATTTCAAAGTTTGGTGGTAAAAAACCAAATAAAGCAGCTATTAAACTGCCTTTAAGAGATGGTGATGCTGAGCGTGATGATGAGGCATACAAAGGACATTATTTTGTAAATGCCAATAGCATAACAGCACCTCAAATTGTAGATAAGGCAGTAAAGCCTATACTTGATCGTAATGAAGTATATAGCGGATGCTACGCAAGAGTGTCTTTAAATTTCTATGCTTTTAACAGTAATGGAAATAAGGGTGTTGCTTGTGGACTTGGCAACATCCAAAAGATTAAAGATGGTGAGCCTTTAGGTGGAAGAACAAATGCAGCTGATGATTTTACAACTGTGGAAGATGATGATTTTTTAGCATAAGAAAAGTAAATATAAAGACGAGGTGGTGGAGGACATTCTTCTGCCACCTTGTTTGCTTTTGAAAGGATGGTATTTGTATGAAATTTATTTCAATAGACATTGAGACCTTTTCCAGTGTTAATCTTCAGAAGTCCGGTGTTTATCGCTATGCCGAGAGCGAGGATTTTGATATTCTTCTGTTTGGATATTCAGTAGATGGAGGAGAGGTGAAGGTGATTGACCTTGCTAGAGGTGAGAAAATTCCAATTGAAATTATAAATGCTCTTACTGATGATTCTGTTATTAAATGGGCATTCAACGCACAATTTGAAAGAATCTGCTTATCAAAGTGGCTTGGTATGAAAGCAGGTACTTATCTTTCTCCTAAGTCATGGCAGTGCACTATGATTTGGGCGGCAACTTTAGGACTTCCATTATCTCTTGAGGGTGTTGGAGCGGTATTGGGTTTTAAAAAACAAAAATTATCACAAGGTAAAAATCTAATTAAATATTTTTGTATTCCATGTTCTCCAACTAAATCAAATGGTGGACGTACTCGGAATCTACCACACCATGACATAGAAAAATGGAAAATGTTCACCTTCTATAACAAGCGTGATGTGGAAACAGAAATGGCGATACAAAATAAATTATCTAAATTTCCTGTATCCAAAACCGAATGGCAGAATTACCACTTAGACCAGATAATCAATGACGGTGGTATTAATCTTGATATGGATTTTGTAAGACAGGCAATTTCCTGCGATGAAAAATTCAAAGCAGAAAATATTAAAAAAGCAAAGGAGTTAACAGGTCTTGAAAACCCTAATTCTCCTGCACAATTAAAGGATTGGCTTCTTAAGCAAGGTATGAAAACAGATTCTCTTTCCAAGGCAGTAGTTTCGGAGTTACTTCAAGATTCAGATGGAGAAATACATGAGGCGCTTTCAATTAGACAGCAGCTTGCAAAAAGCAGCGTAAAGAAATATACATCAATGGAAAATGTGGTTTGTAGTGACAGCAGAGCCAGAGGTTTAATTCAGTTTTATGGTGCAAATAGAACAGGGCGCTATTCAGGTAGGCTCATCCAGGTGCAGAACCTGCCGCAAAACCATCTTCCGGATTTAAAGCAGGCTCGTTCTTTAGTGAAATCTGGAAACTTTACAGCTTTAGATTTACTTTATGACAGCATTCCAAGTGTGCTATCAGAACTAATTAGAACAGCTTTTATACCAAGGTATGGGAGTAGGTTTATTGTAGCAGATTTTTCAGCAATTGAGGCTCGTGTTATTGCATGGCTTGCTGGTGAGAGATGGAGAATTGATGTATTTGCAGGTGGTGGAGATATCTATTGTGCTTCAGCATCACAGATGTTTAATGTTCCTGTTAAGAAAAACGGTATTAACGGGCATTTAAGGCAGAAAGGTAAAATAGCAGAATTAGCCTTAGGCTATGGCGGCTCAGTAGGGGCACTTAAAGCGATGGGAGCAATTCAAATGGGACTTGTTGAAGATGAGTTAAAACCTATCGTAGATGCGTGGAGAAATTCTAATCCTAATATAACTTCTCTTTGGTGGAGGATAGACCGTGCAGTAAAAACTGTAGTAAAAACAAAACAACCAATTGAGATATATGGTATCGGAATTTTTTATCAAAGCGGAATTCTCTTTATTAAGCTGCCAAGTGGAAGAAGGCTTGCATATGTGAAACCTCTTATTGGAGAGAACAGATTTGGTGGCGAGTCTGTTACCTATGAAGGCGTTGGTGGTACGAAAAAATGGGAACGAATAGAAAGCTATGGTCCTAAGTTTGTAGAGAATATTGTTCAGGCAATTAGCCGTGATATTTTAGCAGAAGCAATGCTTAAATTAGCTACCCATGAATTTCAAATTGTAATGCACGTTCATGATGAGGTGGTAATAGAAGCACCAAATAAAGTATCTTCTGTAGAAGAAATATGTAGGATTATGAGTGAAACACCAGCATGGGCAAAAGGACTGATTCTTAATGCTGATGGCTATGAATGTGAATTTTATAAAAAGGAATAGGGAACAAGGAATAAGAAGAATAAAAAATTTTTAATATTTAGGGGTTCGATTATGTTTAGTTTTTCGCTTATAGGCAGAGGAATATTTCCTCAATAAATTTAATGGAGGTATTCGTATGAGCGAAATACAAATTTTTAAAAATCCAGAGTTTGGTACAGTTAGAACCATTGAAGAAAATGGGAAGATAATATTTTGTGGGACTGATATTGCATCATCACTAGGTTACACAAATCCACAAAAAGCAATTAAAGATCACTGCCGTGAAGATGGGGTAACGTTTCGTTCAGTCATCGACAATATTGGTAGAACTCAGCAAGCTAAGTTTATAGATGAAGGAAATCTATATCGTCTTATAACTCACAGCAAATTACCTGCTGCAGACCGTTTCGAAGGATGGGTTTTTGATGAAGTTCTTCCTACGATTCGTAAGCATGGGGCATATATTACGACACAAAAGATGGAAGAAATTATGAATGATCCAGATTCATGGATAAAGCTATTGACTGCACTTAAGGCTGAAAGAGAAGAAAAAGAGTGCCTAAAAGTACAAGCAACAGAGGATAAGCCTAAGGTTGTCTTTGCTGATGCAGTATCGGTATCAGATGGAACAATGCTTATAGGGGAACTTGCTAAAATTCTTAAAGGTAATGGCCTTGATATTGGACAAAACCGTTTGTTTGAACGCTTACGTCAAGAAGGATACCTT contains:
- a CDS encoding phage repressor protein/antirepressor Ant — translated: MSEIQIFKNPEFGTVRTIEENGKIIFCGTDIASSLGYTNPQKAIKDHCREDGVTFRSVIDNIGRTQQAKFIDEGNLYRLITHSKLPAADRFEGWVFDEVLPTIRKHGAYITTQKMEEIMNDPDSWIKLLTALKAEREEKECLKVQATEDKPKVVFADAVSVSDGTMLIGELAKILKGNGLDIGQNRLFERLRQEGYLIKRKGTDYNAPTQMAMELGLFKVKETAITHSDGHVTISKTTKVTGKGQQYFINKYLMEGK